A part of Numenius arquata chromosome 2, bNumArq3.hap1.1, whole genome shotgun sequence genomic DNA contains:
- the CATSPERE gene encoding LOW QUALITY PROTEIN: cation channel sperm-associated auxiliary subunit epsilon (The sequence of the model RefSeq protein was modified relative to this genomic sequence to represent the inferred CDS: inserted 3 bases in 2 codons; deleted 1 base in 1 codon) — protein sequence MARAARSGSAPGTCGSARRFRSPLPPPPPGRAGGGAAASRCRRLPAPPAQLPPPSRHPSALRRNPAPLPRRKPKPPPPLSAAFFPSSLLRLFLRCSQPGLHYPAGRAEPDARLILWIYDPESADASKLNHTAIIPSQRSQILSRLFWNLRQEPVVHTYLKKMLLFSGASKIRSGKQLTTLAAWASTEVYLGYNEAFNKIGNTANLVKFLNFPNAASLSIEGVSYDSXPSESTLLLICSGCSSSSLLFLAVYNEDRQFWILRSFYLPVPHSSLMRMIYINAALSSGLLRDDXLTTPTKTTQIMDIFKYLDQSFLYQNGLMEALFTRLFLVKHDGDSYVRNVEANLILWEMKGRTDYGYTSFMKENYRSCFVSHQNSTNKGLHEQYPILNNTLNNYIVWASSHSAIYVFKVRILDQNYRLLSIF from the exons ATGGCTCGAGCTGCCCGCTCCGGCTCCGCTCCAGGCACATGCGGCAGCGCGCGGCGGTTCCGCTCCCCCctgcctccgcctcctcccgggcgggcgggcggtggtGCCgctgcctccaggtgccgccgccTACCGGCCCCACCAGCACAGCTTCCCCCGCCAAGCAGACACCCCTCTGCCCTCAGGCGGaaccccgccccgctcccccgccgaaAACcgaagccgccgccgccgctgtcggcggcttttttcccttcctcgCTCTTGCGCCTCTTCCTCCGCTGCTCCCAGCCCGGACTACATTACCCAGCAGGCCGTGCGGAGCCGGATGCG AGGTTAATTTTGTGGATATATGATCCTGAAAGTGCAGATGCTTCCAAACTGAACCACACTGCAATTATTCCATCACAA AGATCTCAGATACTCAGCAGGCTGTTTTGGAATTTGAGACAGGAACCTGTTGTTCAtacgtatttaaaaaaaatgctcctATTTTCAGGAGCATCCAAAATTAGG agtggAAAACAGTTAACTACTCTGGCAGCATGGGCATCTACTGAGGTTTACCTGGGATATAATGAAGCATTTAATAAAATAGGAAATACAGCAAACTTAGTGAAGTTCTTAAATTTTCCAAATGCTGCTTCTTTATCTATAGAGGGTGTTAGTTATGACT ATCCTTCTGAAAGTACATTGCTTCTGATCTGCAGtggctgcagctcctccagcctt CTTTTTCTGGCAGTTTATAATGAAGACAGACAATTTTGGATCTTAAGAAGTTTTTACTTACCTGTTCCTCATAGTTCTCTTATGAGGATGATATACATAAATGCAGCATTATCATCTGGGTTGCTGAGGGATGA GCTTACTACACCTACAAAAACAACACAGATAATGGATATTTTCAAGTATCTGGATCAAAGCTTTCTCTATCAGAATGGTCTCATGGAAGCACTATTCACCAGATTATTCTTGGTTAA ACATGATGGCGATTCTTATGTTAGAAATGTTGAAGCAAATCTGATATTATGGGAGATGAAAGGCAGAACTGACTATGGGTACACTTCATTCATGAAAGAA AATTACAGATCCTGTTTTGTGTCTCATCAGAACAGTACAAATAAAGGACTGCATGAGCAGTATCCAATTTTAAACAACACTTTGAACAATTACATTGTTTGGGCTAGTAGTCATAGTGCCATTTATGTGTTCAAAGTGAGGATATTAGATCAGAACTACAGGTTATTGTCTATTTTTTAA